One window of Caldisericum exile AZM16c01 genomic DNA carries:
- a CDS encoding respiratory chain complex I subunit 1 family protein, translating to MVEKLVLVLTPVFAFFVGIFLEGFKRKMVARIHRRYGPPLHQPLLDIIKLLSKKENISHGVMFDLGPVILVGASILTVLFLPLPGFKQLTPHGDLIAFLYIMVIGSLGMALGAGESGNPNASIGIARALTLMLGYELPLIIAGNTLVLKYGTTDLTKFMTLQSGFHWNLFFLPLTAIAGFIATYGAMGEHPFDIFVAPQEVATGPMVEYGGKHLGLLMIGHAIQVYIETAFFTVLFLGGAANILTFILKQLGVIIVMTLFDTVLPRFKIENAVRYFWRWPTIIALLGLFIVYIGG from the coding sequence ATGGTAGAAAAGCTTGTTTTAGTTTTGACGCCTGTTTTTGCATTCTTTGTCGGCATTTTCCTTGAAGGTTTCAAAAGGAAAATGGTTGCTCGAATCCACAGAAGATATGGTCCACCACTGCATCAGCCACTGCTTGATATCATTAAACTTCTCTCAAAGAAGGAAAACATTTCTCATGGTGTCATGTTTGATCTTGGGCCAGTAATTTTAGTTGGTGCATCAATTTTAACAGTGTTATTTCTTCCGCTTCCAGGCTTTAAACAACTCACTCCTCATGGAGACCTTATAGCCTTCCTTTACATAATGGTAATTGGTTCTCTTGGCATGGCACTTGGTGCAGGCGAATCTGGGAACCCAAATGCGTCTATTGGAATTGCAAGAGCTTTAACACTTATGCTTGGATATGAACTTCCACTTATTATTGCAGGAAATACCCTTGTGCTTAAATATGGGACAACTGATCTTACAAAATTTATGACTTTGCAATCAGGATTCCACTGGAATTTATTCTTTCTTCCATTAACTGCAATTGCTGGATTTATTGCAACATACGGTGCGATGGGGGAACACCCATTTGATATTTTTGTTGCTCCACAAGAAGTTGCAACAGGTCCTATGGTTGAATATGGTGGAAAGCATCTTGGATTACTTATGATTGGTCACGCAATTCAGGTTTATATTGAAACAGCATTTTTCACTGTCCTCTTCCTTGGAGGTGCTGCAAATATCCTTACATTCATCCTAAAGCAACTTGGTGTTATTATTGTTATGACCCTTTTTGATACTGTTTTACCAAGATTCAAAATCGAGAATGCCGTAAGATATTTCTGGAGATGGCCTACCATAATTGCACTTTTAGGCCTCTTTATAGTCTATATTGGAGGTTAG
- a CDS encoding NADH-quinone oxidoreductase subunit B encodes MELQETLEEGYVEILDHLRKRSLWMLHYCTACGAIELPPTITSRFDAERFGIAPFVTSRQSDILLVTGYINIKTLKRLITVYEQMLPPKYVIGFGSCTINGGIYWDSYAVLKRLDLYLPVDVYIAGCMPSPMAVLEGFRTLMKLIDEGKANGWKKYIENYDYYKANQRKVLKW; translated from the coding sequence ATGGAATTACAAGAAACTTTGGAAGAAGGTTATGTTGAAATACTGGATCATTTAAGAAAGCGCTCTTTATGGATGCTTCATTACTGTACTGCATGTGGTGCGATAGAACTTCCTCCTACAATTACCTCTCGTTTTGATGCTGAAAGGTTTGGTATTGCACCATTTGTTACCTCAAGACAATCAGATATTTTGCTTGTTACTGGATACATAAATATAAAAACTCTTAAAAGGCTTATAACTGTGTATGAACAGATGCTTCCACCTAAATATGTAATTGGTTTTGGCTCCTGCACGATAAATGGTGGTATTTACTGGGATTCTTATGCAGTTTTAAAAAGACTCGATCTGTATTTGCCAGTTGATGTGTATATTGCAGGTTGCATGCCCTCACCTATGGCGGTGCTTGAAGGATTTAGAACTCTAATGAAGCTCATTGATGAAGGAAAGGCTAATGGCTGGAAAAAGTACATCGAAAATTACGATTACTACAAGGCAAACCAAAGGAAGGTGCTCAAATGGTAG
- a CDS encoding NADH-quinone oxidoreductase subunit C, whose protein sequence is MVEEIKSVVKGKIFEKRPQRIIIEVKKDAFSSTLNALKGLSFNRLTLFTAVDFIKENQFEIVALVYSDERKVLAIVKTRIPRETPEIETITNIYPNAFKYEVEMGEMFGIRVVGNPDSMKPFVLEGWGDLPPLRKDFDSIKYATEHYESRNVEVKYD, encoded by the coding sequence ATGGTAGAGGAAATTAAGAGTGTTGTAAAGGGTAAAATTTTTGAAAAACGACCACAAAGAATTATTATCGAGGTTAAAAAAGATGCTTTCTCATCTACGCTTAACGCCTTAAAAGGCCTATCCTTCAATAGATTAACTCTTTTTACGGCGGTAGATTTTATAAAAGAAAATCAGTTTGAGATTGTTGCACTTGTCTATTCCGATGAAAGAAAGGTTCTTGCAATAGTAAAGACAAGAATTCCAAGGGAAACCCCCGAAATTGAGACGATAACAAATATCTATCCGAATGCCTTCAAATACGAAGTTGAGATGGGTGAGATGTTTGGAATTAGGGTTGTTGGGAATCCTGACTCAATGAAGCCGTTTGTCCTTGAGGGTTGGGGTGACCTTCCACCTCTTCGAAAGGATTTTGACTCCATTAAATATGCAACGGAGCACTATGAGTCAAGAAATGTGGAGGTAAAATATGATTAG
- a CDS encoding NADH-quinone oxidoreductase subunit D produces the protein MIREYELNIGPNHPGIHGNFSVHLKLEGDTIIEAKGNSGYLHRAFEKLMEQRTYLQNLALIPRICVPEPDINEAVYAMAIEELMGVEIPERAKFLRTIVLEAARVMALLFHFGGTAAMLGNYTVNYWAVADRDLMIDIFLKLTGARVYHMYIWPGGVRRDTYPGFEDDILGWVKYVKERLPEYDNLFLKNPMFAHRAKGLARITKETALQMGVTGPNLKATGVKVDVRKDEPYAAYPYLDFDVPVLDEGDAWAREIQRRLELELSLNLIEQAVKKMPKGEVWKKMPNPFKWVIPEGEAYARVESSRGEYGFYFVSDGTDKPYRVSVRGVSMPHMYPLAEKLLVGQKLSDAPFILETLDICPPEIDR, from the coding sequence ATGATTAGGGAATACGAACTGAACATAGGTCCTAACCATCCTGGAATTCATGGAAACTTTTCTGTGCATTTAAAACTCGAAGGGGATACAATCATTGAAGCGAAAGGAAATTCTGGATATCTCCACAGGGCATTTGAAAAACTAATGGAACAAAGAACATATCTTCAAAACCTTGCCCTTATTCCAAGAATTTGTGTTCCGGAACCTGATATAAACGAAGCGGTTTATGCCATGGCAATTGAAGAGTTAATGGGTGTTGAAATTCCAGAGCGTGCAAAATTTTTAAGGACAATTGTACTGGAAGCGGCTCGTGTAATGGCGCTTCTGTTCCACTTTGGTGGCACTGCGGCAATGCTTGGAAATTACACTGTAAATTATTGGGCCGTTGCAGATAGAGATCTTATGATTGACATATTTCTGAAACTCACTGGTGCAAGAGTTTATCACATGTATATTTGGCCAGGCGGAGTAAGAAGGGATACTTATCCGGGATTTGAAGATGACATCTTAGGTTGGGTAAAATATGTTAAGGAACGACTTCCTGAATACGACAATCTCTTCCTGAAGAACCCAATGTTTGCGCATAGGGCAAAGGGACTTGCAAGGATTACAAAAGAGACTGCGCTTCAAATGGGTGTTACAGGTCCAAATCTCAAGGCAACCGGTGTAAAAGTTGATGTAAGGAAAGATGAGCCTTATGCAGCATACCCATACCTTGATTTTGATGTACCCGTCCTTGATGAGGGTGATGCCTGGGCAAGAGAAATACAGAGGCGTCTTGAACTTGAACTGTCTTTGAATCTTATTGAGCAAGCCGTAAAGAAAATGCCAAAAGGCGAAGTGTGGAAAAAGATGCCAAACCCATTTAAGTGGGTGATACCAGAAGGTGAGGCCTATGCAAGAGTTGAATCTTCAAGAGGAGAATACGGATTCTATTTTGTTTCAGATGGCACAGACAAACCTTACAGAGTTTCAGTAAGAGGTGTATCAATGCCTCATATGTATCCTCTTGCAGAAAAGTTGTTGGTTGGGCAAAAGTTGTCAGATGCTCCTTTTATTTTGGAGACACTTGATATTTGCCCTCCTGAAATTGATAGATAA
- a CDS encoding FAD-dependent oxidoreductase, with amino-acid sequence MESKEYFEKTSFIGALTSTKYIFKKPVTVQYPKEKLQLPERYRGFHVNDLDKCIGCGNCMSICPCQAITMDDPKEFHLVNPKEGSTHLRPRIDYGRCSYCGLCVEVCPTGSLKMERNLIFTSQDGDAFVWFPAEERRTAENGFTQSNEITPLELEKVEMPELEPDVRKKTFEELILGFSEEAAIKEAERCLGCGICMQGCPAHMKIPEYIDAIFKKEYEISVKYMLEDNALPGICGRICTHKCQDDCVYNYRGDAIQIMWLKRFATDMVKDYKASDPYMFPKTGNKVAVIGSGPSGLSAAYYLTLMGHSVTVFEKRSVPGGALGLGIPMYRLPVYEIDKEVDHLKDLGVEFKFNTEVGKDVLFEDLLKNYDAVYIGVGLSYGRAINLNGEDTPYIIQAIDFLRQVKVEGRRDIPKRVIVIGGGNVAMDVARTVVRLHEINYGGVDTKVQTVSLEDWDIMPASKEEIEGALAEGVIFNPGWGPKEAVFEDGKLKGLIVKKVKSVFDEQGRFNPSYYEEQTMFLEGDYIVEAVGQATNLSFIPEHLMQQLKFTPRRRIWVDEFGETSISGVFAGGDLVETSLGNAISAIANGHRAAIGIDFFLRNVKGGKK; translated from the coding sequence ATGGAAAGCAAAGAATACTTTGAAAAAACAAGTTTTATAGGTGCTTTAACCTCAACCAAGTACATCTTTAAAAAACCTGTAACAGTACAGTATCCAAAAGAAAAACTTCAACTTCCAGAGCGGTATCGTGGCTTCCATGTTAATGATCTTGATAAATGTATCGGTTGTGGAAATTGCATGAGTATCTGTCCATGCCAAGCAATCACAATGGACGATCCCAAAGAATTTCACCTTGTGAATCCTAAGGAAGGCTCTACACACCTTAGGCCACGGATTGATTATGGGAGATGTTCTTACTGTGGCTTATGCGTTGAAGTGTGTCCAACAGGGTCTCTTAAAATGGAGAGGAACCTCATATTTACATCCCAAGATGGTGATGCATTTGTTTGGTTCCCAGCGGAAGAGAGAAGAACTGCAGAAAATGGATTTACCCAGTCAAATGAAATTACACCTCTGGAGCTTGAGAAAGTTGAGATGCCTGAACTTGAACCTGACGTAAGAAAGAAAACATTTGAGGAACTCATTCTCGGTTTCTCAGAAGAAGCTGCAATTAAAGAGGCAGAGCGTTGCCTTGGCTGTGGGATCTGCATGCAAGGTTGTCCTGCACACATGAAGATTCCTGAATATATCGATGCAATTTTCAAAAAGGAATACGAAATTTCGGTTAAGTATATGCTTGAGGATAACGCATTGCCTGGAATTTGCGGAAGAATTTGCACTCACAAGTGTCAGGATGATTGTGTCTATAACTATAGAGGTGATGCCATACAGATTATGTGGCTTAAGAGATTTGCAACTGATATGGTGAAGGACTACAAAGCATCTGATCCATATATGTTCCCAAAGACGGGAAATAAAGTTGCAGTGATTGGATCAGGTCCGTCAGGGCTTTCTGCTGCGTATTATTTGACACTTATGGGACATTCTGTAACTGTTTTTGAAAAACGTTCAGTTCCAGGTGGTGCTTTGGGACTTGGTATCCCAATGTACAGGCTTCCCGTTTATGAAATTGACAAAGAAGTAGACCACCTTAAAGACCTTGGCGTTGAGTTTAAATTTAATACTGAAGTTGGAAAAGACGTCCTTTTTGAAGATCTATTGAAGAATTATGATGCAGTTTACATTGGCGTTGGTTTGTCATACGGAAGAGCAATTAATCTCAATGGCGAAGATACACCTTATATAATTCAGGCAATTGATTTCCTAAGACAGGTTAAGGTCGAAGGAAGAAGGGACATTCCAAAGAGAGTTATCGTTATCGGTGGTGGTAATGTTGCAATGGATGTTGCAAGAACAGTTGTAAGACTTCACGAGATTAATTACGGAGGAGTTGATACGAAAGTTCAAACTGTCTCTCTTGAGGACTGGGATATTATGCCTGCTTCCAAGGAAGAAATCGAGGGCGCTCTTGCAGAAGGCGTGATATTTAATCCTGGATGGGGACCTAAAGAAGCAGTTTTTGAAGATGGCAAATTGAAAGGGCTCATTGTAAAGAAAGTTAAATCTGTCTTTGACGAGCAGGGAAGATTTAACCCATCTTACTATGAAGAGCAAACGATGTTCCTTGAGGGAGATTATATTGTCGAAGCAGTAGGACAGGCGACAAACCTTTCGTTTATTCCTGAACACCTTATGCAGCAACTCAAATTTACACCACGCAGGCGTATTTGGGTTGATGAGTTTGGTGAGACCTCAATTTCAGGCGTGTTTGCAGGTGGAGACCTTGTTGAAACTTCTCTTGGAAATGCAATTTCTGCAATTGCAAATGGTCATAGGGCAGCAATTGGTATTGATTTCTTCTTAAGAAATGTCAAAGGAGGAAAAAAATGA
- a CDS encoding Hint domain-containing protein has translation MIDLKDKITFGEPVLDRFFNGYSPHEYLLVRFANKVGFITVSDLFSVVTKTSVPKATERMLSKAEDIWIKDIQDEMFVYSMNGFSKVVKIVRRRIYEPIYKIETEHHETIISKSHRFVKLINEEEVLTKAFELKEGDKVYTYSPNNPKIETVLKVQEIKPDFLHVYGVLTEDFGAFVNGIFGKSY, from the coding sequence ATGATTGACCTTAAGGATAAAATCACTTTTGGTGAACCGGTTCTTGATAGATTTTTTAATGGTTATTCGCCACATGAATACCTCCTTGTGAGATTTGCAAATAAGGTTGGTTTCATAACTGTATCAGATCTCTTTTCTGTTGTTACCAAGACCTCTGTTCCAAAGGCAACGGAAAGGATGCTTTCAAAGGCAGAGGATATCTGGATAAAAGACATTCAAGACGAAATGTTTGTCTACTCAATGAATGGATTTTCTAAGGTTGTAAAAATTGTAAGGCGTAGAATTTATGAGCCAATCTATAAAATTGAAACTGAACACCACGAAACAATAATCTCAAAAAGCCATCGGTTTGTAAAGCTTATTAATGAAGAGGAAGTTTTGACCAAAGCCTTTGAACTTAAAGAAGGTGATAAAGTTTACACTTATTCTCCTAATAATCCTAAGATAGAAACTGTCCTTAAGGTGCAAGAGATTAAGCCAGATTTCCTACATGTTTACGGCGTTTTGACTGAAGATTTTGGCGCATTTGTTAACGGTATTTTTGGTAAATCTTACTAA
- a CDS encoding 23S rRNA (pseudouridine(1915)-N(3))-methyltransferase RlmH produces MKIKIFAVDRLKKDYNKMAALDYLERIKYYISIEVIEVTEEKLPKFISKENYNIILDEKGNELTSVELSQFIQKLLSSQSKDIAFFIGGAEGFSSEVKGKGDYTLSLSKLTLPHELARVILLEQIYRAFTIINNEKYHK; encoded by the coding sequence ATGAAAATTAAAATATTTGCAGTCGATAGATTGAAAAAGGATTACAATAAAATGGCAGCATTGGATTATCTTGAAAGGATAAAATACTACATCTCAATCGAGGTTATTGAAGTAACGGAAGAGAAATTGCCCAAATTCATTTCAAAAGAAAATTACAATATTATTCTTGATGAAAAAGGGAATGAACTTACATCTGTGGAACTCTCGCAATTCATACAAAAATTGCTTTCAAGTCAAAGTAAAGATATTGCATTTTTCATAGGTGGTGCAGAAGGATTTTCAAGTGAGGTGAAGGGAAAAGGTGATTATACTTTAAGCCTTTCAAAACTTACACTTCCTCACGAACTTGCACGAGTTATACTCCTCGAGCAAATTTATCGTGCGTTTACAATAATAAATAACGAAAAATATCATAAGTAG
- the folP gene encoding dihydropteroate synthase — protein MIVRKIDFSYFECELEKVKVDSLVHNLFKEKSELILFKIYDLDARGANILKQEFLSAGGDVALSRDVASFRVEKSDAILIGTKKVYRKVLEKLAFMPYFGLRDVRVSLEKYLESTPLPIFEIRGRQFDFNSEKLIMGILNVTPDSFSDGGKFLNIDDALKHAEQMVKEGADIIDVGGESTRPYSESVPLDEELRRVIPVIVAIRKEFQTIPISIDTYKSKVAEEAINAGADIINDISGLRFDPLMIDVAKRYNVPVVIMHIKGTPKDMQKNPVYEDLMRELLQYFEERITFLNSVGIDKIVIDPGIGFGKTREHNLEILNKLQEFTIFGKPVLVGLSRKSFIGLTLDNRPVEERLYGTLASNMFALLKGASILRVHDVLPHKDMIRMYKAIVSEGR, from the coding sequence ATGATTGTAAGAAAGATTGATTTTTCGTATTTTGAATGCGAACTTGAAAAAGTAAAAGTTGATAGTTTAGTGCACAATCTTTTTAAAGAGAAAAGCGAACTTATCCTTTTTAAGATATACGACCTTGATGCAAGAGGAGCAAATATTCTCAAACAGGAATTTTTAAGTGCAGGTGGAGATGTTGCACTTTCAAGGGATGTTGCAAGTTTTAGAGTAGAAAAATCAGATGCTATATTAATTGGCACTAAGAAGGTTTACAGAAAGGTTTTAGAAAAACTTGCCTTTATGCCATATTTTGGACTGAGGGATGTTAGGGTATCTTTAGAGAAATATCTGGAAAGTACACCACTTCCCATTTTTGAAATTAGAGGAAGACAATTTGATTTTAACAGTGAAAAACTAATAATGGGAATTCTAAATGTAACACCTGACTCTTTCTCCGATGGCGGAAAATTTCTTAATATTGACGATGCACTTAAACATGCAGAACAAATGGTTAAAGAAGGTGCAGATATCATTGATGTTGGCGGTGAGTCAACACGACCTTACTCCGAAAGTGTTCCACTTGATGAAGAGTTGAGGCGAGTTATCCCTGTAATTGTTGCAATAAGAAAAGAGTTTCAAACTATTCCTATTTCTATAGATACATATAAGTCTAAAGTTGCAGAAGAGGCCATAAACGCTGGTGCAGATATCATTAACGATATAAGCGGTTTAAGGTTTGATCCTTTAATGATTGATGTTGCAAAAAGGTATAACGTGCCTGTTGTTATAATGCATATAAAAGGCACACCTAAAGATATGCAGAAAAACCCAGTTTATGAGGATCTTATGAGAGAACTTCTTCAATACTTTGAGGAGAGAATTACTTTTTTAAATTCTGTTGGTATTGATAAGATTGTAATTGACCCTGGAATTGGTTTTGGAAAAACAAGGGAACACAATCTTGAAATACTAAATAAACTTCAAGAATTTACCATTTTTGGAAAACCAGTGCTTGTAGGTCTTTCAAGAAAGTCTTTCATTGGTCTCACTCTTGATAATAGACCCGTTGAAGAAAGACTATACGGCACACTTGCTTCAAATATGTTTGCACTTCTTAAAGGTGCATCAATTTTAAGAGTTCACGATGTTTTACCGCATAAAGACATGATACGTATGTATAAAGCAATAGTAAGTGAGGGAAGGTAA
- a CDS encoding DUF2207 domain-containing protein has product MKKVLFLFLVLLLVFSLQGVVLAKDYYFPKVVVTAYIRPDGSFDFEEARTYKFDGSFHWATYMLPKEGFDRIENFSIEDESGPYKLTPNETNAPGTFTFQEQGNSYYAKFFYDATNTTKTFVFKYRVIGGIKTYKDVADFYWKLIGSGWDKKTSSFEGFVYLPSTVNEGDLKVFGHGPLNGTVERIDGQGAHYIATNVPPNTFIEARVLFPSYILPNANIIPQEKLNDIMEEELAWARQTEAEKSKVRTGLTIFFGWWALFLAIYLYLFFTFGKEPKPQKDIIYMRDIPEDLPPAIVGYLMRFENILAQDFTATILYLVKKGYIALEIKEEEKNYILFKKNVPVTYFYKTDLDPSTLGGHLSFAYDFLFNVISEGNRFVSTDTIKRFSQNRSRVAYDMFKRFQKTVQKEGRALGYFEKRTMIILIYSLALALFSIVSFLILSSYGLLFLVLFWYIFIFVFALLSLALKKRTQLGAEKYAEWNGLKKFLSDFSNLKEYAPNSIVIWENYLVYATTFGIAEKVLKYIEMNIDKIPQDEFSRSYIFGKAVTTSGTFNFASINVFTTSLNSAMQALSSTAPASTGSGGGFSGGGGGGGGGSGGGAG; this is encoded by the coding sequence ATGAAAAAAGTTCTATTTTTATTCTTAGTTTTGTTATTGGTTTTTTCTTTACAAGGAGTTGTCCTTGCAAAAGATTACTATTTCCCAAAAGTTGTAGTTACGGCGTATATAAGACCCGATGGAAGTTTTGACTTTGAGGAGGCACGTACGTATAAGTTTGATGGCTCCTTCCATTGGGCTACGTATATGTTACCCAAGGAAGGATTCGATCGTATTGAAAATTTTTCAATTGAAGATGAAAGTGGTCCCTATAAATTAACACCAAACGAAACAAACGCACCAGGAACATTTACTTTTCAAGAGCAAGGGAATTCGTATTATGCAAAATTCTTTTACGATGCAACAAACACAACGAAGACATTTGTCTTTAAATATAGAGTAATTGGGGGTATAAAGACTTATAAAGATGTTGCAGATTTTTACTGGAAATTAATAGGTTCAGGTTGGGATAAAAAGACTTCCAGTTTTGAGGGTTTTGTATATTTACCTTCAACAGTAAATGAAGGTGATCTCAAAGTTTTTGGGCATGGCCCATTAAATGGGACCGTTGAAAGAATTGATGGGCAAGGCGCACATTACATCGCAACGAATGTCCCACCCAATACATTTATCGAAGCACGAGTATTGTTTCCTTCCTACATCCTTCCAAACGCAAATATAATCCCACAGGAAAAATTAAATGATATTATGGAAGAAGAACTTGCCTGGGCAAGGCAAACAGAGGCCGAAAAATCAAAAGTTCGAACCGGACTAACAATTTTCTTTGGATGGTGGGCACTTTTTCTTGCCATATACTTATATCTTTTCTTTACCTTCGGAAAGGAACCTAAACCTCAAAAAGATATTATTTATATGCGTGATATTCCCGAGGATTTACCTCCTGCAATCGTTGGCTATCTTATGCGCTTTGAAAATATTCTTGCACAGGATTTTACAGCAACAATTCTCTACCTTGTTAAAAAGGGTTACATCGCACTTGAAATAAAAGAAGAGGAGAAAAACTATATCCTCTTTAAGAAAAATGTTCCTGTTACATATTTCTATAAGACGGATTTGGATCCATCAACTTTAGGGGGGCATCTATCGTTTGCATACGACTTTCTTTTTAACGTGATTTCAGAGGGAAACAGATTTGTTTCAACAGATACAATTAAAAGATTTTCCCAAAATAGAAGTAGAGTTGCCTACGATATGTTTAAACGTTTCCAAAAAACCGTCCAAAAAGAAGGGAGAGCTTTGGGCTACTTTGAAAAAAGAACTATGATTATACTTATATATTCTCTTGCACTTGCATTGTTTTCAATTGTTTCATTTTTAATTCTTTCTTCTTATGGGTTGCTTTTCTTGGTGCTTTTTTGGTATATATTTATCTTTGTTTTTGCGCTTCTATCCCTTGCGCTCAAAAAACGTACCCAACTTGGTGCTGAGAAGTATGCAGAATGGAATGGTCTTAAAAAGTTTCTATCCGACTTTTCCAATTTAAAAGAATATGCGCCTAACTCTATCGTCATTTGGGAGAACTACCTTGTTTATGCAACAACCTTTGGAATTGCTGAGAAAGTTTTAAAATATATCGAAATGAACATTGATAAGATTCCTCAAGATGAATTTTCAAGAAGTTATATCTTTGGGAAGGCTGTAACAACATCGGGAACATTTAATTTTGCTTCGATAAATGTATTTACGACGTCTTTAAATTCAGCTATGCAAGCTTTAAGTTCAACTGCACCTGCCTCAACTGGCTCTGGCGGTGGATTCTCAGGTGGAGGTGGCGGAGGAGGTGGTGGTTCAGGTGGCGGAGCAGGTTAA
- the folK gene encoding 2-amino-4-hydroxy-6-hydroxymethyldihydropteridine diphosphokinase yields the protein MAEQVKHKVFIALGSNLGDREKNILDAINYMIEEGIDIIGISSIIETAPYGLTEQPSFLNCVVEGITNFSPRELLFILLDIERRLLRVRTIRWGPRTIDLDIIFYDDLIIDEPDLKIPHPDMQNRIFVLKPLSEIAPNFVHPVLRKTIKALLDELEEGK from the coding sequence GTGGCGGAGCAGGTTAAACACAAAGTTTTTATTGCACTTGGCTCAAACTTAGGTGATAGAGAAAAAAATATTCTCGATGCAATAAATTACATGATTGAAGAAGGTATAGACATTATAGGAATTTCTTCAATAATTGAAACCGCTCCCTATGGGTTAACCGAGCAACCTTCATTTCTTAATTGCGTTGTTGAAGGCATTACGAATTTTTCTCCAAGGGAACTACTTTTTATTCTCCTTGATATTGAAAGGCGTCTGTTGCGTGTGCGCACTATCCGATGGGGTCCAAGAACAATTGACCTTGATATAATATTCTATGACGATTTGATTATTGACGAACCAGATTTAAAAATTCCCCATCCAGATATGCAGAATAGAATTTTTGTTTTGAAGCCATTGTCCGAAATTGCACCTAATTTTGTCCATCCAGTTTTAAGGAAAACTATTAAAGCACTTTTAGATGAATTGGAGGAAGGAAAATAA
- the xth gene encoding exodeoxyribonuclease III yields MKIATWNVNSIRSRVEHVLMLLKDNEVDILGIQELKTEEKNFPFKDFESLGYYVEAFGQKAYNGVALISKFPFESITKNVLNDTEARTIVGIVKGLHILNVYFPHGGEYGSEKFFYKLEFYQKIKNYILKNNLLDVDFILMGDFNVAKEPIDVWDPVMLDGTIGFMKEEREAISDLMSIGLVDAFRHFNPDVQEFTWWDYTSGSFRRNWGMRIDYILVSKSMLPKLQNCYIEKTFRKLEKPSDHVPVVLEISV; encoded by the coding sequence ATGAAAATTGCAACATGGAATGTAAATTCAATCAGAAGTAGGGTAGAGCACGTTTTAATGCTTTTGAAAGATAATGAGGTTGATATTTTGGGTATTCAAGAATTGAAAACGGAAGAAAAGAATTTTCCTTTTAAAGATTTCGAATCACTTGGGTATTATGTGGAAGCCTTTGGTCAAAAGGCATATAACGGTGTTGCGCTTATTTCAAAATTTCCTTTTGAAAGTATCACAAAAAACGTTCTCAATGATACTGAAGCAAGGACAATTGTAGGTATTGTAAAAGGACTTCACATCCTTAATGTATATTTTCCTCACGGAGGAGAATACGGCTCTGAAAAATTTTTCTACAAACTTGAGTTTTACCAAAAGATTAAAAATTACATCCTTAAAAATAATCTTTTGGATGTTGATTTTATCCTTATGGGAGATTTTAATGTTGCAAAAGAGCCAATTGACGTGTGGGATCCTGTGATGCTTGATGGCACTATTGGTTTTATGAAGGAAGAGCGTGAAGCAATTTCTGACCTTATGAGTATTGGGCTTGTTGATGCGTTCAGACATTTTAATCCTGATGTTCAGGAGTTTACTTGGTGGGATTATACGAGCGGAAGTTTTAGGAGAAATTGGGGTATGCGCATTGATTATATCCTTGTCTCAAAGAGTATGCTGCCAAAATTACAAAATTGCTATATTGAAAAAACATTTAGAAAATTAGAAAAGCCATCAGACCACGTGCCTGTGGTTTTAGAAATTTCCGTTTAG